Proteins encoded by one window of Chryseobacterium aquaeductus:
- a CDS encoding sodium-translocating pyrophosphatase — protein MDLFYLVPIFGVIALLYTFLQSNWVTKQNAGNERMKVISGHIADGAMAFLKAEYKILTYFVVIVAILLAVMGTTNSNSHWSISIAFVIGAVFSALAGFIGMKIATKANVRTAEAAKTSLAKALKVSFAGGSVMGMGVAGLAVLGLGALYLIIKQIFAPNSPVDSHEMERTIEILTGFSLGAESIALFARVGGGIYTKAADVGADLVGKVEAGIPEDDPRNPATIADNVGDNVGDVAGMGADLFGSYVATVLATMVLGRETMSEDSFGGFAPILLPMLIAGTGIIFSMIGTLFVKINDNDEASTSSVQNALNLGNWGSIVITAISSYFLVNYLLPETMVLRGLEFTKMGVFGAIMVGLVVGTLMSIITEYYTAMGKRPVQSIIKQSSTGHATNIIGGLAVGMESTFLPIIVLAGGIYGSYLCAGLYGVAIAAAGMMATTAMQLAIDAFGPIADNAGGIAEMSELPKEVREKTDILDAVGNTTAASGKGFAIASAALTALALFAAFVGIAGIDGIDIYRADVLAGLFVGGMIPFIFSSLAIKAVGQAAMAMVEEVRRQFREIPGILEGKAEPEYEKCVAISTDASIRKMMLPGAIAIVSPLLVGFIFGPEVLGGFLAGATVCGVLMGMFQNNAGGAWDNAKKSFEKGAKINGETYYKGSEPHKASVTGDTVGDPFKDTSGPSMNILIKLMSIVSLVIAPTLAVMHKDKIDADRQAKIESLVAMAGVHSVNQNMAVTNVAIAPVEIMGQLNENGDFVYNTGTPQEVKLKDGKIISLGAQSQLFAMYDNINRNDQKVLDPNAWYTIENLYFESGSSDLKAGSENQLMNLAEILNAYPSLKVKLGGYTDNSGTEEANRQLSNLRAQTTKLKLLELGIAAERVEVEGYGSQYPVCVANDTDECMAKNRRIDVRVLSL, from the coding sequence ATGGACTTATTTTATTTAGTACCGATCTTTGGTGTTATCGCCTTACTTTACACTTTTCTACAAAGCAACTGGGTGACCAAACAAAACGCAGGCAACGAAAGAATGAAAGTAATCAGCGGACATATTGCTGACGGAGCAATGGCTTTTCTGAAAGCCGAATACAAAATCTTAACTTATTTCGTTGTCATTGTTGCTATTCTTTTGGCTGTAATGGGAACTACAAATTCAAATTCACACTGGAGCATCAGCATCGCTTTTGTAATTGGTGCTGTATTTTCTGCCCTGGCGGGATTCATCGGGATGAAAATCGCTACAAAAGCCAACGTGCGAACTGCTGAAGCTGCAAAAACTTCATTAGCAAAAGCCCTTAAAGTTTCTTTTGCAGGAGGATCTGTAATGGGAATGGGTGTTGCCGGCTTGGCTGTTTTGGGATTGGGAGCTTTGTATTTGATTATTAAACAAATCTTTGCACCAAATTCTCCTGTTGATTCTCATGAAATGGAAAGAACCATAGAAATCCTTACAGGATTTTCTTTAGGTGCAGAATCAATTGCTCTTTTTGCAAGAGTTGGAGGCGGAATTTATACTAAAGCTGCCGATGTTGGTGCGGATTTAGTAGGAAAAGTAGAAGCCGGAATTCCTGAAGATGATCCTCGTAATCCTGCAACTATTGCAGATAACGTGGGAGATAATGTAGGTGATGTTGCAGGAATGGGAGCCGACTTGTTTGGTTCTTATGTAGCAACAGTTTTAGCAACAATGGTTTTAGGTCGCGAAACCATGTCTGAAGATTCGTTCGGAGGGTTTGCGCCAATTCTATTACCAATGCTGATTGCCGGAACAGGGATTATCTTTTCAATGATCGGAACTTTATTTGTGAAAATTAATGATAACGATGAAGCATCCACTTCAAGTGTACAAAATGCTTTAAATCTAGGAAACTGGGGAAGTATCGTAATTACAGCAATATCATCTTATTTTCTTGTTAATTATTTATTACCGGAAACAATGGTGTTACGTGGATTAGAATTTACCAAAATGGGAGTATTCGGAGCCATAATGGTTGGTCTGGTTGTAGGAACTTTGATGAGTATTATTACAGAATATTATACTGCAATGGGCAAAAGACCTGTACAAAGCATTATAAAACAATCTTCCACAGGTCATGCAACAAACATCATCGGCGGTCTTGCCGTCGGGATGGAATCTACCTTTTTACCAATTATTGTTTTAGCTGGAGGGATTTATGGTTCGTATCTGTGTGCTGGATTATATGGTGTTGCGATTGCAGCAGCAGGAATGATGGCTACAACCGCAATGCAATTGGCTATTGATGCATTTGGACCGATTGCAGATAATGCCGGAGGAATCGCAGAAATGAGCGAATTACCAAAAGAAGTTCGTGAGAAAACAGATATTTTAGATGCTGTAGGGAACACTACTGCAGCTTCAGGAAAAGGTTTTGCAATCGCTTCGGCAGCTTTGACAGCTTTAGCATTATTTGCAGCCTTCGTCGGGATTGCAGGGATTGATGGGATTGACATTTACAGAGCCGATGTACTCGCAGGCTTATTTGTGGGTGGTATGATTCCGTTTATCTTTTCTTCATTAGCTATCAAAGCTGTAGGGCAGGCTGCAATGGCAATGGTAGAGGAAGTAAGAAGACAGTTCAGAGAAATTCCCGGAATCTTGGAAGGAAAGGCGGAACCTGAATATGAAAAATGCGTTGCAATCTCTACAGATGCATCTATCAGAAAAATGATGTTACCGGGAGCAATCGCAATAGTTTCGCCGTTATTGGTAGGGTTCATTTTCGGACCTGAAGTTTTGGGAGGATTTTTAGCCGGAGCAACCGTTTGTGGTGTTTTGATGGGAATGTTCCAGAATAATGCAGGTGGTGCTTGGGATAATGCTAAAAAATCTTTTGAAAAAGGTGCAAAAATAAATGGTGAAACATATTATAAAGGTTCAGAACCTCACAAGGCTTCCGTAACCGGAGATACTGTAGGAGATCCATTTAAAGATACGTCAGGTCCGTCAATGAATATTTTAATTAAACTTATGTCTATCGTTTCATTGGTCATTGCGCCAACTTTAGCGGTGATGCACAAAGATAAAATTGATGCCGATCGCCAGGCAAAAATTGAAAGCTTGGTAGCAATGGCAGGAGTACATTCTGTTAATCAAAATATGGCAGTCACAAATGTGGCAATCGCTCCTGTAGAAATCATGGGTCAGCTGAATGAAAACGGTGATTTCGTTTACAATACAGGAACTCCACAGGAAGTAAAGCTCAAAGATGGTAAAATAATTTCATTGGGAGCTCAAAGCCAACTCTTCGCAATGTATGATAACATTAATAGAAACGACCAGAAGGTTTTAGATCCTAATGCTTGGTATACAATTGAGAATTTATATTTTGAAAGCGGTTCAAGTGATTTAAAAGCAGGTTCTGAAAACCAATTAATGAATTTGGCTGAAATTTTAAATGCATATCCTTCTCTTAAAGTAAAATTGGGAGGATACACTGATAATTCCGGAACTGAGGAAGCCAACAGACAACTATCGAATCTGAGAGCACAAACCACAAAACTTAAATTATTGGAATTGGGAATTGCTGCCGAAAGAGTAGAAGTGGAAGGCTATGGTTCGCAGTATCCTGTTTGTGTAGCCAATGATACTGATGAATGTATGGCAAAAAACAGAAGAATTGATGTGAGAGTTCTTTCTTTATAA
- a CDS encoding inorganic pyrophosphatase: MIPNFKAHPWHGISAGEDAPNVVNVFVEIVPSDTIKYEIDKATGYLKVDRPQKFSNIIPALYGFVPRTYCNDEVMKLAVESGADDVTMGDHDPLDICVLSSHNIHSGGLLMEAIPIGGFKMIDDGEADDKIVAVMVSDHAFGHFRDIAELPEAEVRRLMHYFLTYKNLPDEPAKCRIQEVYGADHARKVIIASQNDYASKFGG; this comes from the coding sequence ATGATTCCAAATTTTAAAGCACATCCATGGCATGGGATTTCTGCAGGTGAAGATGCGCCAAACGTTGTCAACGTTTTCGTGGAAATTGTTCCTTCAGATACCATCAAATACGAAATTGATAAAGCTACAGGATATTTAAAGGTAGACAGACCTCAGAAATTTTCAAATATTATTCCTGCATTATATGGTTTTGTTCCAAGAACATATTGTAATGATGAAGTAATGAAATTGGCGGTAGAAAGCGGAGCAGACGACGTTACAATGGGAGATCATGATCCTTTGGACATCTGTGTTTTGAGTTCTCACAACATTCATTCTGGTGGATTGTTGATGGAAGCTATTCCGATCGGTGGTTTTAAAATGATTGATGATGGTGAAGCGGATGATAAAATCGTTGCAGTAATGGTAAGTGACCATGCTTTCGGACATTTTAGAGATATTGCCGAACTTCCAGAAGCTGAAGTAAGAAGATTGATGCACTACTTCTTAACGTATAAAAACCTTCCGGACGAACCTGCAAAATGTAGAATTCAGGAAGTTTACGGGGCAGATCACGCCAGAAAAGTGATCATCGCTTCTCAAAATGATTACGCAAGTAAATTCGGAGGATAA
- a CDS encoding DUF7935 family protein — protein sequence MTDFSDYLPYAFALIVAIPFLVLLRQFVYTYINLKNQEIKLLSLKSNSENKTHSYERMTLFLERIKPSNLILKFDKDLAAHEFVFLTEKTISEEFDYNSSQQLYITKNSWQNIVNSKNAIIDLLHKTYESLDNHPNLDEFKTIFIMNYMNDNDYISATIEDLRREILIIA from the coding sequence ATGACAGATTTTTCAGACTATTTACCGTATGCATTTGCATTAATTGTGGCAATTCCTTTTTTGGTTTTGCTGAGACAGTTTGTTTACACGTACATCAATTTAAAAAATCAGGAAATCAAATTACTTTCCTTAAAATCAAATTCCGAAAACAAAACACATTCTTATGAAAGAATGACGCTTTTTTTAGAGAGAATAAAACCTTCAAATCTTATTCTGAAATTTGATAAAGACCTTGCTGCTCACGAATTTGTATTTCTTACGGAGAAAACAATCAGCGAAGAATTTGATTATAATTCTTCTCAACAACTTTATATCACGAAAAATTCTTGGCAAAATATCGTAAATTCTAAAAACGCCATCATTGACTTGTTACATAAAACCTATGAAAGTCTTGATAATCATCCCAATCTTGATGAATTCAAAACTATTTTTATCATGAATTATATGAATGATAATGATTACATCTCAGCAACGATAGAAGATCTTAGAAGAGAAATATTAATAATTGCTTAA
- a CDS encoding FkbM family methyltransferase produces the protein MAFKNYISKLVFTTAISSSLKSWISFIVNSKRYSSRFKKNNLDLQNDETFVYHFKIGVKKIDFYLRTFKGDIDIFYEVFWKKTYSSYLSVLRHNPKIIVDLGAHIGLTSIYLASKYPDAKIYAIEASLENFELLKNNTQSFTNIVCIHAAAYFEDGFVNFSNDALSYNQKISETGVTTKAISIASLMNTYDLKNIDLMKIDIEGGEIELLSQKNSWLGNVENILIEIHNPYSSSDLTADLEPFGFKIKQKENSVLLLSKE, from the coding sequence ATGGCTTTCAAAAATTATATATCAAAATTAGTTTTTACTACCGCAATCAGTAGTAGCTTAAAATCCTGGATTTCATTTATTGTAAATTCAAAAAGATACAGTTCCAGATTTAAGAAAAACAATTTAGACTTACAAAATGACGAAACTTTTGTTTACCATTTTAAAATCGGAGTCAAAAAAATTGATTTCTATCTGCGAACTTTTAAAGGTGATATTGATATTTTCTACGAGGTATTCTGGAAAAAAACGTATTCCTCTTATCTTTCAGTATTAAGACATAATCCAAAAATAATCGTTGACTTGGGAGCTCATATCGGATTAACTTCGATCTACTTAGCTTCAAAATATCCTGATGCAAAAATATACGCTATTGAAGCTTCCCTTGAAAATTTTGAACTTCTGAAAAATAATACCCAATCATTTACAAATATTGTATGCATTCATGCAGCCGCTTATTTTGAAGACGGATTTGTCAATTTCAGCAACGATGCGCTTTCTTACAATCAAAAAATTTCAGAAACAGGAGTTACGACCAAAGCAATATCTATTGCAAGTTTGATGAATACTTATGATCTTAAAAATATTGATTTAATGAAAATTGATATTGAAGGTGGTGAAATCGAATTGCTTAGCCAAAAAAATTCTTGGCTTGGAAACGTTGAAAATATATTAATTGAAATTCATAATCCTTACTCGTCATCAGATCTGACTGCAGATTTAGAGCCTTTCGGATTTAAGATAAAGCAGAAAGAAAATTCGGTTCTACTTTTGAGTAAAGAATAA